A region from the bacterium genome encodes:
- the glmS gene encoding glutamine--fructose-6-phosphate transaminase (isomerizing) produces MCGIVGYIGNEPLISFLLNGLSKLEYRGYDSAGIAIHKQDSIKIFKAQGKLDNLKNILKGNSKDEEALIGIGHIRWATHGAPNEINAHPHISSEKKVALVHNGIIENYKELKEELTAKGFEFQSQTDTEVIAHLIEDCLQDAKDFGHAIRRALNKLDGAYALGVIFKDSPDTLYAAKKSAPLIVGLSDKGNYIASDVPALLEYTKKVIYLNDFEIAEIKENSVKITDMDGNVLAREAEIIPWEPVSINKMGYKHFMLKEIHEQPDVIRQTLFNRLTGSSNPIHLDEVKLNEESLKNLDRIQIIACGTSLHAALVGKYLIEEFIGIPVDVEASSEYIYKRVISNKNSLTIGVSQSGETADTITALRLAKEKGSHILVITNRPDSTMAREADSLLPINAGFEVSVAATKSYTAQLLAFYLLALRLAEINKSLDSEKLKEYKKELLQLPHKVEIILNNTEEIKKCAIKFNASKDFIFMARGINYPAALEGALKLKEISYINATGYPAGELKHGPIAMLDKTMPVVSILVPGKVLEKVLSNSEESKAREARMIAVTSSDDKKLESIFRYIIKVPYTDEIFSPILTTIPMQLLAYYIAEFLGKDIDQPRNLAKSVTVE; encoded by the coding sequence GTGTGCGGAATAGTTGGTTATATAGGAAATGAGCCTTTAATCTCTTTTTTATTAAATGGTCTTAGCAAACTTGAATACAGGGGATATGATTCGGCAGGAATAGCAATCCATAAACAGGATTCAATAAAAATCTTTAAAGCTCAGGGCAAACTTGATAACCTGAAAAATATTCTTAAAGGCAACTCAAAAGACGAAGAAGCCTTAATCGGTATCGGTCATATAAGATGGGCAACCCATGGAGCTCCGAACGAAATTAATGCGCATCCCCATATAAGCAGCGAAAAAAAAGTTGCGCTTGTTCATAACGGGATTATAGAAAACTATAAAGAATTAAAAGAAGAACTGACCGCAAAAGGGTTTGAATTTCAATCGCAGACAGATACCGAAGTTATTGCACACCTGATTGAAGACTGCCTGCAAGATGCAAAAGATTTTGGACATGCCATAAGACGCGCTCTTAATAAACTTGACGGTGCTTATGCACTGGGAGTAATTTTCAAAGACTCTCCCGATACACTTTACGCAGCCAAAAAAAGTGCGCCCCTGATAGTCGGATTAAGCGACAAAGGAAACTACATAGCAAGCGATGTGCCGGCTTTGCTTGAATATACAAAAAAAGTGATTTATCTGAACGACTTTGAAATTGCGGAAATCAAAGAAAATTCCGTAAAAATCACAGATATGGACGGAAATGTTTTAGCAAGAGAAGCTGAAATTATACCATGGGAACCTGTTTCCATAAACAAAATGGGCTATAAGCATTTTATGCTTAAAGAAATTCATGAGCAGCCTGATGTAATAAGACAAACCTTGTTTAACAGATTAACGGGTTCATCAAATCCTATTCATCTTGACGAAGTAAAACTGAACGAAGAAAGCCTGAAAAATCTTGACAGAATCCAGATTATTGCCTGCGGAACTTCTCTGCATGCCGCCCTTGTCGGTAAATATCTTATCGAGGAATTTATAGGAATCCCTGTCGATGTTGAAGCTTCCAGCGAGTATATTTACAAAAGAGTTATTTCTAATAAAAATTCTCTCACAATAGGCGTTTCTCAGTCTGGAGAAACAGCGGATACGATTACGGCGCTAAGACTGGCAAAAGAAAAAGGCTCTCATATTCTTGTAATAACAAACAGACCCGATTCAACAATGGCAAGAGAAGCTGACAGCCTTCTTCCCATAAACGCAGGGTTTGAAGTGAGTGTCGCTGCTACAAAATCCTATACCGCACAGCTTTTGGCGTTTTATCTTCTTGCTTTAAGACTTGCTGAAATCAACAAAAGCCTTGATTCAGAAAAGCTTAAAGAATACAAAAAAGAACTTCTCCAGCTTCCTCATAAAGTTGAAATAATTTTAAACAACACTGAAGAAATTAAAAAATGTGCAATAAAATTCAACGCCTCAAAAGATTTTATATTCATGGCAAGAGGAATTAATTACCCTGCCGCTCTTGAAGGGGCTTTAAAGCTTAAAGAAATCAGCTATATTAACGCTACAGGCTATCCTGCAGGAGAATTAAAACACGGACCTATTGCCATGCTTGATAAAACAATGCCGGTTGTTTCAATACTTGTTCCGGGGAAAGTTCTTGAAAAAGTTCTTTCAAACAGCGAGGAGTCAAAGGCAAGAGAAGCTCGCATGATAGCTGTAACATCAAGCGATGATAAAAAACTTGAATCAATTTTCAGGTATATAATTAAAGTTCCGTATACTGATGAGATATTTTCCCCAATTTTGACAACGATTCCGATGCAGCTGCTGGCTTATTACATAGCAGAATTCCTCGGTAAAGATATTGATCAGCCAAGAAACCTCGCCAAGTCAGTTACTGTAGAATAA
- a CDS encoding DUF378 domain-containing protein, with the protein MKILHIVAYALIIIGALNWGLVGFFRFDLVAFLFGDMTAFSRIIYSLVGLSAVTEIILSSQHHKFARGFAH; encoded by the coding sequence ATGAAAATTTTACATATTGTTGCATACGCTCTTATTATTATAGGAGCTTTAAACTGGGGTCTTGTAGGGTTTTTCAGATTTGATCTCGTGGCATTTTTATTTGGAGACATGACAGCATTTAGCAGAATAATTTATTCGCTTGTGGGGTTATCTGCTGTTACGGAAATTATACTTAGCAGTCAACACCATAAATTTGCCAGAGGCTTTGCTCACTAA